A DNA window from Brassica napus cultivar Da-Ae chromosome C1, Da-Ae, whole genome shotgun sequence contains the following coding sequences:
- the LOC106426861 gene encoding 50S ribosomal protein L7/L12-like yields MRAPISGLLSRSIGFLHRGRPLCAVAASPEARTKKLERIADDLLSLNRIELYDYSILFSHKLGLNRYGSAVSSPAGDLPADASASAETKTAEKTAFDVKLEKFESASKIKVIKEIRAFTELGLKEAKELVEKAPIVVKTGVTKEEAEKMMEKLKAVGATVALE; encoded by the coding sequence ATGCGAGCTCCGATCTCCGGATTGCTATCTAGATCCATCGGTTTCCTCCACCGCGGTCGTCCTCTATGCGCCGTCGCCGCTTCACCCGAAGCTAGGACGAAGAAGCTCGAGCGAATCGCCGACGACTTGCTCAGTCTCAACAGGATCGAGCTCTACGACTACTCGATCCTCTTCAGCCACAAACTCGGCCTCAACCGCTACGGTTCCGCCGTGTCTTCTCCCGCCGGAGATCTCCCCGCCGATGCATCCGCCTCCGCCGAAACCAAAACCGCCGAGAAAACGGCTTTCGATGTGAAGCTGGAGAAGTTCGAATCCGCTTCGAAGATTAAAGTCATCAAGGAGATCAGAGCGTTCACGGAGCTGGGATTGAAAGAAGCGAAGGAGCTCGTTGAGAAAGCTCCGATCGTTGTGAAGACAGGTGTCACTAAAGAAGAAGCTGAGAAGATGATGGAGAAACTCAAAGCCGTTGGTGCTACTGTTGCTTTGGAATGA